The following is a genomic window from Osmerus eperlanus chromosome 18, fOsmEpe2.1, whole genome shotgun sequence.
aatattattgttgtcatagttttcttcactgcattgcaggcattaacaggcaaaagtTTGTCTTGTTGTTAATAATTATTCAGACTCTTCATTTAGGGGGGCCACAAGGGGGTTCAAAGTTGGGCCCACAGGGGCACTGGGTACtgggcctccccccctccccacactgccCCTGGGTAAGCAGTAAACTCCAGAGAGCTTGTCAAAACCTGATGGAGATGAACAGCACTGGTTCTACAGTGAAATCAAAGGACTGTCTCCATCTATTGGGCAGACATGTAAATGCAGGTTTGATCAACTTGATTTACCAAAACAAAAAGTAAACCATATTTAGTTTCCTAAAATAAAGGACCGTTTTGATTCAGAATAATTGGTGCAAATCCACTCCCACCTGAGTATCATACTACACGTGATGGAATATGACACTATTAGCAAAGTAGCAAGCTGAAAATATCTATCTATCAATTTCACCAGGAGACAttgcatatttatttattttttaagactTTATTCATGTTAGGTACACAAAATATATCATTTAAGCCAGCTCATTCTGTGTGTACGCTTGTGCAAATAAAACAGCTGGATAAATCCAACAAGACAATGTtaagacacagcagacacttcCTCTTTATCACACAATTAGATACACTGACGGATGCACTGACCGATACAATTACAAAAATgtctgtttcatttcaaatttaAATGGGGAGGGAAAATAAAATCCTACATTGACAAAGTGACGAACATGGAAAAATCTATTGAAATAAAAGTTTTACAATCAAAGATGGAAAAGATTAAGGTTTATGGGTTGTCGTTGAGTAACAGAAGTTCACGCCCGACTGCAGCAGCAAAGTTTTTGTTGCGGTAATGGAGCTCCATGCTAAAGCAAAGATAGCGCAAACTACAAGATCCCggtttcaaaacaaaataagACTACAGTTACTTTACGTTGGGCCAGCGTTAAGGGATTTCAAGTCGTGGGGTGTGAAACAGGCAGAGGATGTCCGTTTCAAGGCCTCTGTGTGGACGtcttgggagggggggagacgggtCAGGGGACTCGGAGGTTGGGACTAATCGCGTCTGCGGGGGTTGTGTGGCGGTGGAGCTCCTTCCACGGGGGCGGAGCTAGGTACATTCAGCAGCTGGCCCCCGTGTATACGCTCGTTCACGCGCAACTGACAGCCGTCCTGCAGCATGCGCAAAGCTATCCGGGCGATGTTGCGGGAATCGTCCAGGCCAGAGTGAGGGCGTCCCTCGTACTTCAGGCCTAGTTTCTCCAGCATGATGCTCAGCTTGGTGTGGGTGCGAGGGACCTGTGGGAGAAATTGTCAGTCGAAGTGTCTTTTtccatttaaccctcgtgctgccttcgggtcacatgacccaaaggttcataacgaaccatcgttgtgtttacccaattttacccaatacaaaaacaaataaaaataattttattttaaccttcgcaatgtggggggtctaagacagcccaacggttaaaagaaaatgcttcactttgtttttgtatgcggtaaagttgtcgcaatacgatggtgggtcacaatgactgatgggtcagaatgacccgaagataacacaagggttaaccttgCAGACAGGTGTTTTAGATGTTTGTCAGTAGgtgaaaatacaaatatatcAAAAAAGGGAAAGCGTTTGTAAATCGCCTGTTTAAATCTGGAGAGATATTTGTATATCAGCTGAAACAAACCTTATAGAAGTTTCCATATGACTTTCTGATGTTTATCCACTTCCTTGCAAACTGTGGATATCTTATCCCACTCAAACGACACTGGATGTTGAGGAATTTGCTCATGTCCCAAGACCTAAGATCCGAACGACATTAGAACATCTATTGAGTTCTCCAATACCACCTTCATGAGCCAAGTTGGCATCAAGTTTGTTCATTTGCAGCTGCACCTAGCTGTAGCCCATTCCTCATCACCGTTGCCAATGCCAATGATTTACCAAGCCAAGCTTGTCTCTTACCCATCTGTCAGCATGGCGTACTTGTACTTTGTGCCAAGCTCTCTCTCCTGAAGCCATTGCACCACTCTCTTCAAGACAGAGGGGAACGTGTCGGCCTCATCCACCATTGTCTGATTAACAAGTAACATTTTAATAAACAAGGATCATGTTGCATCATACTAAACATGTAAAAGCATGTTCTTCTAAaggacttctttttttttacgctAGATCTTACCTGTGTTATACCTGTCAATTTCACACAGAAGTCTGAAAGCTGTGTGTTGACTTCTGGCTTGACATATTCCTGAAATGAGTCCGTCTGTAAGAATAAGGACAGAAATCACACAGGAGGCCCACCCCCGTCCCTGACTTTGTATAGAACTGTGTCTCTTTATAACGGCGCACATTTTGTGGGTCCCACTCACAATctgaagtgtgtgagtgtcgaTCAAAACAATTGGGAACTCGATGATCTCATGAGTGAATTCAAAGGGGTTGCTCTCTTCACATGTTGCCTCAAAGTCAACCACGCAGATGTAGTCATAGTACGTGTCCGTGGATCCGCCCTCTGCAACAGACTGCATCAGCTTCAACTTCTTATAGTGGCTCTTCAAACGCTTTCTCAGCACATCTTTTACACCTCTGAAGTAGAGCAGAAAAAGAAGTCAGAGGATTTTACAGGCACGCTGCCTTTGCTTGGCGTTACGTATCGTTATTTTCTAAACCAACCTTGTGTCAAGCTTCAACGCTGCCAGTTTGGATCGAAGCTCGTCCTGGTTCATGCGGTTGATTTGTCCATTTGCAAGAGCTATCTCTTTGTAAACTGGATCACTGAACTCGCCGCTGGTGGAAGCTGTTTTAGGGATAGATTCACTTGAAAGGCATGCTTTAGCGCAAGATTTGTCCTGCTGGAAGAAATATAAAATAGCCAATCAGTGACCAAGTCAAACAATCTATGACGTGGCGATGGCAACgtaaatataatataattgCATTGTATTCTCTTCGAGGTGATGCATCCAGGAGAAGAACTCAAGAATAAATGTGCTATTTTGTGGCTCGCAGAAGAATGATccactccagacacacacagtgcagtaaCTAGCTATTAGTAGCAAGTCAAATTGTGAGCATTTGGTAGCTAGCAATCATAAATCAACCCATGTTACCTACCTTTTCTGTGAGTGTGACAGTAGAAAGCCTAGTACTAAGGCTAACCTTGTTATCTTCCTCTTCGTCAGGATTCGATGGCAACTTTACATTACAAACCTTATCATGGATATTCTCTTTGTGTTCTTCCATTTTAGAGGCGGGTACTgtaaactagctagcttgttaACATGTGAAAACTCTGTACTGAACTGTATGTAGTAGTTTCTTTTTAGAAGCGTTTACTAACTAGCTAACATTTGAGATAACGTTACAATAGTTTGCTACCTAGGTGACGTATGGGGAAGTGTCTGTGCGCGCGTTCTTCCCGCGTGGTATTCAATGAGCTCCACCTCTGCAAGACTATGGCTAGTAGGACATTCTCGTCGGTTGAATGGACTGTTTTTCGTATAAATTGAGGCTGGTTTAATTGCAATTTTGTTCAATCCGACGTCTTCACAGGTTTGATAAAACTAGCTTGTTAACTACTGATAATGCTTTGCTGAAAACTGTTTACTAAACAGTCCGTCGTCATTTCCGTTTACTCGTTCTGTTATGTGCAGTAGCGACACCTATGGACGTGGAAgacttaataaaaaaataaaaaacctcTTTCCTCTTCTGATGTTATGGCTGTTTGCCACCAACGTTTATGAGGTGCTCTTCCACTAATCTCTTTAACCGTGTCACCAACCACACATTTCAGTGAAATCCTATCTTTCTCTGGCATCTAGAGTTTTTATTTCCATTACAGATATACATGTTAGAAATAAACCATGGGGAAAGTCAACAAAGatgtcaggagtcaggtggctgagcggtgagggaatcgggctagtaatccgaaggttgccagttcgattcccggtcatgccaactgacgttgtgtccttgggcaaggcacttcaccctacttgcctcgggggaatgtccctgtacttactgtaagtcgctctggataagagcgtctgctaaatgactaaatgtaaatgtaagatcatTCATGTCCTATTTCATTTAGCCCATATTCTCTGTAACTCCAGCTGGCTACATGTTGACGAAACGTCTGTCCTTATTTGTAATGTTACCAATAACACAAAGTAGGTCCACTCCTCTATTACAGCTCAGTTTTCCATTGGAGGGTTTTGAATACAATGTTACAATATCACACAGTTAACTTACTTTCATGTTTGAACAGGTTACTGTAAATGGTCAGTGAAACATGTATGAGTATTTGTGAATAATTGAATTGTGGTATCAACAAAATAAAGCCATCTAAGGACAAGTAAATGTTGAAAGGTCGATGTggttgtttagtgtgtgtgatatCTTCTTCAAACAATATTATGAGTTAATGTACAGCTTGATAGTTTACATGGCCTCAGAATCTAGGTCATCACAGGAAGAACTTTGCTCAGTCTAACATGCACTGGGCATAAGCAAGAACCTCTGCTTTTTACATCACAATAGTTCCAGAGTGAAAAAGTAACAATACATAGAGAATACCAAATGATTTAAGATTCTTTATTTAACATCTTTAACATTGATAAAAAGAGAATGACTTAAAATATTAAATTCAGTGTATTTCAAACATATCCTTCATAATATATACAATGAAAATACTGCATGTGAAAAAAGGAGTCCCTTTAAAACCAACATTTGACAGACAGATAAGGAAATACGGGCAAAGTCCAAAGTGTACAGTATTACTGCCCATTAAAGTGGATTGTCTAGTGTGCAAGCATGGCTTAAAACATTACGCATTCTGTTTACAAATGCAAACTTCTGACAAAACATCTAAAACGTAACAAATGTGTGAATTAACTAATTCACAAAAACAATTAataatttgcatttgaatttgcaaCCTCTTCTATTCACAGTTTAATAAAAATGTCTAGCAATATATATTACACTGTTCTATGGTAACCTGTAATTTCATTAGAAAATGTGTCATCTATACTCCTCTAGACCTGTACTTGATTGCTTTCCTAAACGTGTCATTGCACTGAGGGGAATCATTCACCAGATTAATATGATGTTGCACTGGTTTGTAAAACTGTGTCTTAAACATCTAGTTTTTATCATGGACCCTGAGGATGTTGTTCATTGTCATTTGAAGAGAACATATTGTCACTCCTTGGAACATGGTTTCATGAAACCACATATTTAGTAGTATGGGCCGATAATTTCATACCCTGCATAACTTGGCCACTCGGGGACAATTCCATGGGAGCACCTAGGACTTCCGTAGCGATCAAAGTGAATTCCCAACTGAGAGGAACTTGTCTGCGGGCTACTGCTAAGGCACCTTAGATCATCTCTCTTCATAGAAGACCAGATAATCCTGTAGTTCTGGTCTTGGTTGCTGTCCCAGTAGATGTGACTGTTGGCCTCATAGCAGATGGCAAACTCGATGTGCTCATGTGGCCTGACATGATCAGGCAACAAGATGTCAAAGCAAAAAGTGTCACGATCTGAACATGTGTAGGTGTCCTTCACATACAGGCACTCCACATCTGTGTAGCTTTTCCATGTATCAAAGGTCACCCTTACCTTCACAGATTTTTCGAATGACAGGTTTTTGACTTTCACAGTTCCTGCTAATGCTTTTTCCTTCAGCATGCAGTGCTCTAGACAGACACGCTCACTTTCCAAACGCTGGCGGAAAAATAAGTAGTCAGCAGAGGGCTGGGTAAAGTCTAATACTAGTTTGTCTTCTTTCTCAGCTAATGTTAGGGCAGAGTTGAGCAGCTCCTGAATGT
Proteins encoded in this region:
- the eri1 gene encoding 3'-5' exoribonuclease 1 isoform X3 — its product is MEEHKENIHDKVCNVKLPSNPDEEEDNKQDKSCAKACLSSESIPKTASTSGEFSDPVYKEIALANGQINRMNQDELRSKLAALKLDTRGVKDVLRKRLKSHYKKLKLMQSVAEGGSTDTYYDYICVVDFEATCEESNPFEFTHEIIEFPIVLIDTHTLQITDSFQEYVKPEVNTQLSDFCVKLTGITQTMVDEADTFPSVLKRVVQWLQERELGTKYKYAMLTDGSWDMSKFLNIQCRLSGIRYPQFARKWINIRKSYGNFYKVPRTHTKLSIMLEKLGLKYEGRPHSGLDDSRNIARIALRMLQDGCQLRVNERIHGGQLLNVPSSAPVEGAPPPHNPRRRD
- the eri1 gene encoding 3'-5' exoribonuclease 1 isoform X2; translated protein: MEEHKENIHDKVCNVKLPSNPDEEEDNKVSLSTRLSTVTLTEKDKSCAKACLSSESIPKTASTSGEFSDPVYKEIALANGQINRMNQDELRSKLAALKLDTRGVKDVLRKRLKSHYKKLKLMQSVAEGGSTDTYYDYICVVDFEATCEESNPFEFTHEIIEFPIVLIDTHTLQITDSFQEYVKPEVNTQLSDFCVKLTGITQTMVDEADTFPSVLKRVVQWLQERELGTKYKYAMLTDGSWDMSKFLNIQCRLSGIRYPQFARKWINIRKSYGNFYKVPRTHTKLSIMLEKLGLKYEGRPHSGLDDSRNIARIALRMLQDGCQLRVNERIHGGQLLNVPSSAPVEGAPPPHNPRRRD
- the eri1 gene encoding 3'-5' exoribonuclease 1 isoform X1, giving the protein MEEHKENIHDKVCNVKLPSNPDEEEDNKVSLSTRLSTVTLTEKQDKSCAKACLSSESIPKTASTSGEFSDPVYKEIALANGQINRMNQDELRSKLAALKLDTRGVKDVLRKRLKSHYKKLKLMQSVAEGGSTDTYYDYICVVDFEATCEESNPFEFTHEIIEFPIVLIDTHTLQITDSFQEYVKPEVNTQLSDFCVKLTGITQTMVDEADTFPSVLKRVVQWLQERELGTKYKYAMLTDGSWDMSKFLNIQCRLSGIRYPQFARKWINIRKSYGNFYKVPRTHTKLSIMLEKLGLKYEGRPHSGLDDSRNIARIALRMLQDGCQLRVNERIHGGQLLNVPSSAPVEGAPPPHNPRRRD
- the ppp1r3b gene encoding protein phosphatase 1 regulatory subunit 3B; its protein translation is MLRASYSSPYPQKAIMPVELAISLYQSNDDFCYRTPKSLNPCLTSLNMCQIVEQRTHPNEGEALHKRRGKSKKNVSFADHKGLALTKVKVFSELHDPIDIPLNIQELLNSALTLAEKEDKLVLDFTQPSADYLFFRQRLESERVCLEHCMLKEKALAGTVKVKNLSFEKSVKVRVTFDTWKSYTDVECLYVKDTYTCSDRDTFCFDILLPDHVRPHEHIEFAICYEANSHIYWDSNQDQNYRIIWSSMKRDDLRCLSSSPQTSSSQLGIHFDRYGSPRCSHGIVPEWPSYAGYEIIGPYY